Part of the Nitrospira sp. genome is shown below.
TTGGCTGACAGTTGTGCTCAAGTGTAACAGAAACCACCATCCTACAGAAGAACTCCGTGTGCTCTTGAACTCACTGTACGCGGTACACTATTCTTAGGGACCGCTGGAATTCTCAACGCCATTGCCTGCGCTTGATGAAGGGGAACCATGATGGCTATAGACAAAGATCTGTTAGCAATTCTTTGCTGTCCTGAAACGAAACAGCCTGTTTCGCTGGCAGATGAAGTGCTCGTTCGACGGATCAACGAGGCCATTGGTCGGGGAGGGCTACAGAATAGGGGCAAACAAGGCGTCACGCAACGAGTCGACGGCGGTCTCGTACGCGCCGATGCAAAGATCTTCTACCCCATTCGTGAGAACATTCCAGTGATGCTGATCGAGGAAGGAATTACCCTCGAACAAGTGGGATGAAGCAGGTTTCTTGCCGGAGTGAATCCAACCCCGTCTAACTGCAGGCGAAGCAACTTGCCGAATTCTCTCCCAAGGGAAGGTGCGCCTTACCCTTCCGAGCCGTCTAAACTGAGACAGCTTTAGCCTCTTGAAATTCCGAGATCTACACTGTGGGTATCGGTCTTGGAGCCGGTGGAAGTCCCGCAGTGCTGACAGAGGTATTCATAGAGATTGCCCGATGGCAAGACGAGCAGAAGCCGTTCTCTCGTGGGTGTGGCAACGCGACAACGGGGGCAATACAAGAGCGACGCCTGGAGTGCGCCGA
Proteins encoded:
- a CDS encoding Trm112 family protein, with the translated sequence MMAIDKDLLAILCCPETKQPVSLADEVLVRRINEAIGRGGLQNRGKQGVTQRVDGGLVRADAKIFYPIRENIPVMLIEEGITLEQVG